GTAACCTCTTCTTTGCTTGCAGAGCCAGGACTCAGCGGTGCTGGACAGCAGGATTGGTGCTTGCTGGGCAGAGTTTGGCAAAGAGGACATGGTAAAAATGTCCCCTCCCATCTGGTGATGAGGCTGACTGGCCCCTGCAGTGTTCCCTGTCAGTCTTCCCCATGCTGACTATCTTCCTGTCTTCCAGCTGGCGATGGATCCCATGGTGTGGGGCTCttgccccagcagcatcccaccccaccacatGCTGGAGGTGAGTACCCCCAGCCAGACCCTCAGGGAGTGGCCAAGGGCCCTCCGATACCCTGGGCCAAGGGTCATGCAGGTGATTTGGGATGACTGAGGAACCTCCAAAGCCTCATCATAGGCCTGGAGGTGCAAGGACATGTCTCTTGGGTGCCAAGGCTGTGGGCGAAGGTGCCCACCTTAAGCAGAGCCTGAGTttgaaagcaaagctgctgaGTTTGGGGAGGACCagggcccctgtgctgggggtcCCCTGCTGTTGCATGCCACCAGGATGGGAGCCTGGCCGGTGCATGGTTGAGCAACAACCAAAGGCTTTGGAGAGTTGCCTGATGCTGGGGGAGCTAAACTGATGCCAGCTGGGCCCTGTTCCCATCTCCTGTCACATCCTCCCTGTAGGATAAAGCCATCCTCCAGGTCCTGGAGAGGCCTCCACCATCCTCCAATGTGGCCCTCGACTTCCTCGGCTCCCCCATGCAGAGGAGCTATGGGGGCTCTCCCCAGCTCAAGCGCCCTGACTTCAGACTGATGTCCCCCAAGTCCTTTCCCCAGCGCTTTCTTCGGCAGGTAACAGTTTTTGGGGGGGCTCTTGTgtcccctcttcctctgccctccccttcccagaGGTCCAGACTCAGGGGCAAGCTTGTCCTAGTGATGCCTTCTGTCTCCTGTCCTGCAGCAGTCATCTCTGATGCCTCGCTCCCCATGCTCCCCTCGGCCCTTCACGCCAGCTCGCAGACCCTCTCCGCTCTTTGCTTCCAGCCAGGTGATGTAGTGGGCTGTGAGCCACCACCATGTCACTTCTAAGGTGGCCCTGAAATGGTATGGGACAGGGACAGTGCCTTCCCAAAGCTCTGCCATCCAGGGCAGACTTTGCAGCTCCATCTAATCCTGAGCACATGTCTCTGGCGTCTTGCCAATGGGGAAAGCAGAGCCACTGGTGTAGCCATTGCTTCAAAAATCTATTTGTCCTGATGTCCCCACGGGACCTGCACTGGGTATGGTGTTGTGCTTGGTGTCAAGCTGGGACACTGGTGATGGACTTGGGGAATGCAATCCCTGGTGACACCAGGGTCCCCTTGCCTTGCCCAGCCCTAGTGGCAGGATCATGGAGGATATCACCTTGCCATGGTGTCCCATGCATCTCCTCCATGCGGGAGAGGGTGGCCCCTGTAAGGATGGGAGCCAGGGGCTAACATGGAGCTGGCAGACCCCTCTGGCACTCTCGGAGGGGAAGGCTCAGACACCTGAAtattcctctcttcctctccagaCTGCAGGGTATGCAGCTCCGACCCCTTTCCGGCCCATGTCACCCAACATCAGCAGCCCACCGCAGTCTCTTGCCATGCACTTTGGTCCTATGTCTCCCTCTTTGGACCCTGCTCTCTTCTTCAGTCCATCAGCCAGTGGCCAGCTGAACCTCAGGTAGCAGGACAGCAAGTGGGGTGCGTGGGTGGGACCGGAGGAGacctgcaaagcagctggggGGGCATCCCTCTGGGGACAGTTCTAGTGCTgggtccccagcacccacctggtCTCCCTTGCAGCACACCCAGCCATATGACCCAGCTGCACCCTCAGCACCAGCGGATCCTGACCCAGcggcagcagcaaggcaggcagACGCAGAGGTaagggggtcctggggagctgtgggggggctgtgggcaaTCTCAGCAGGCTGCAATCTTCTCCCATGCCAGCATGTCCCCCAAGAAGCTGTGGTCTCCTAAAGTGGACCCTTATGCTGGGCTGATGACCTCAAAGGAGAAGGACTGGGTCATCAAGGTGGAGATGATCCAGCTGCAGAGTGAGAATATGGATGATGACTACTACTACCAGGTGAGCTCCTGCTGGCATCAACAGTGGCTCATCCTGCCCCTTGGGACTGGAGCTGCAACCCTTTGGGAGCCAGAGGGTTACCCAGGCTTGGGGTGGCTCCCCTTCTGCCTACATGTGTCGTTACAGACATACTACCAGCGGCTGGAGCGCaaacaggcagaggaggagctgcTCGGCCGCCGCAACAAGCAGGAGCCCCCCAAGTTGGTCACGCCGTTCATCCAGAAAGCGGAGACATATGACTCTGGTGAGGGCCTGGGCTGGGTGGGCTGTGTGAGGAGTTGTAGGACATGGTCTCACCATGTCCTATCTCTCTTCCAGTGGTGCGCATTGCAGGGTCGCTGGGCCAGGTTGCGGTGTCCACCTGCTACAGTCCTCGCCGGGCCATCGATGCTGTACACCATGCCCTTGTGGAGGAGGTAGGTGAGAGGCAGCCAGGCTGGTTGGTGCCTTGGATATCTGGAGATGCCACTCTGAGCTTTCCCCAGGCCCTGGAGCAGCTTTAGCAGGAGCTTCAGGAGTTGTTACAACTGAGCATGGGTGGTGCCCTGAGCTGTGGGATGGAGTGTGCTGTTGGAGCAGGTGCTGCTTCAGTGATAGCAGCTTGCCCCTGCCGAGGGGTGGGATGAGGCTCTGGGCAATTGGAGATGGCCATGGCTGAAGCTGCCTCTGATCCCCAGGTAGCAGCTGGCCCCAGCACTCTGCCAATGGCAGTGTCTGGTGCTGGCTGTAACTGTTgtgccttcctttctccattcCTGAAGGCTGCAGGGAACCACCGGCTTCGGGCATTGCACAGGATCGAGAAGGTGAGCAAGCTGTGTTTTGGGACAAGATGGGATGATGTAGGTGCTTGGTTTTAAGTCTGAGGAGCTCTGTGAGGGGATATTGGCCTGGGCAGAGGTCCTGGGTAACTGGTAGGCAGAAGATAGTCTGAGCTGCCTCTTTACCCATTGTGGTCTTTGCAgttctttctgcagctgctggaagtGGAGGAGATGCAGCGGAAGATGTCTCTGGCCCCAGAGGAGCAGCGGCCCTGCTGTCAGGAGCAGAAGAGCCAAGAAGTGGAGCATATCTACCAAGCCTTGAAAATTAGAGCTTGCAGCAGTGAAGAGTGAGTTTGtactgtggggaggggggagcaggcGGCATGTCCTGGTCCTTGCTGGGCTTGGATGGTCATGGATCAGTAGCTCTGGGTGACAGTGAGTGTTGGATCCTGTCCTCTGTGTGTCACCACGGCCTGTGCTGACCCTGCCTGTGAGACTTGTCCTCTGCTGGAGCTGATGCTGGTCCTTCTGGATGGACAGAGATGCTACAGGTCCCTTGGGATCTGTGCCAATGGAGCCTttgtccccagggaggcagaggaTGAATTCCTGCAACTCCTATGTGTGCAGAAGGGCAAGAAGCTCACAGCCCGGCTGCTGCCCCACCTGACCCGGGAGCAAGCGGAGAAGATCCTGCTGACCATCACCCATCACCTGCCCTTCCTCATGAAGAAGGACGTGTTGGATGAGGCAAGCACCTCCAGCCAGGGCAGGGTCATCCTGGGATGCCTCCTTCCCCTATTGCTCttgctgggggagaggggacccAGTAGGCAATGGGGGAGGGCCCATCCTGCTGGATCCCAGCATGGCAAGGGAGCTGATGGGGTTGACGTGAGGCAGGAGTCTCCTAcctggagggggaggagaaaggtGTCCAGCAGGGGTTAAAGCAGTCATGGTGACTGTCCCCCTGAAGGCAGGTGTGTGTGCAGAATTGCCCCTTGCGTCCCCCCCAGGTGTTGGGATGGGGTTCAGAGATGGGGCTGTGGCCATGATGG
This sequence is a window from Phalacrocorax carbo chromosome 7, bPhaCar2.1, whole genome shotgun sequence. Protein-coding genes within it:
- the PATL2 gene encoding protein PAT1 homolog 2 isoform X2; the protein is MAEEDEELDLYNEMTFGLDRDSTEEDAAKPLMPLEMSPELAEVVAEETEGREEPRLGMAEQPEDLGEPQEEGGMELEIEQVGSELEEEEEELETEDQEPCEEPNDLGDPAVMRAVQSKPTLESQDSAVLDSRIGACWAEFGKEDMLAMDPMVWGSCPSSIPPHHMLEDKAILQVLERPPPSSNVALDFLGSPMQRSYGGSPQLKRPDFRLMSPKSFPQRFLRQQSSLMPRSPCSPRPFTPARRPSPLFASSQTAGYAAPTPFRPMSPNISSPPQSLAMHFGPMSPSLDPALFFSPSASGQLNLSTPSHMTQLHPQHQRILTQRQQQGRQTQSMSPKKLWSPKVDPYAGLMTSKEKDWVIKVEMIQLQSENMDDDYYYQTYYQRLERKQAEEELLGRRNKQEPPKLVTPFIQKAETYDSVVRIAGSLGQVAVSTCYSPRRAIDAVHHALVEEAAGNHRLRALHRIEKFFLQLLEVEEMQRKMSLAPEEQRPCCQEQKSQEVEHIYQALKIRACSSEEEAEDEFLQLLCVQKGKKLTARLLPHLTREQAEKILLTITHHLPFLMKKDVLDESLPLLYSPLNEVVGRMTFSKLIEVLQEMTRPLPESPELPLAMALKNQFGISLLYSLLSHGERLLSSDAPLEPRGGDFEMWTDMVFLVARELSQVPKALLVEPLFLPSNLLSLFCRYLDKQTVHHLEAKMECSLLPSEAAMPC
- the PATL2 gene encoding protein PAT1 homolog 2 isoform X1 produces the protein MAEGGEPVILEDYLLVEDVPLLEEMAEEDEELDLYNEMTFGLDRDSTEEDAAKPLMPLEMSPELAEVVAEETEGREEPRLGMAEQPEDLGEPQEEGGMELEIEQVGSELEEEEEELETEDQEPCEEPNDLGDPAVMRAVQSKPTLESQDSAVLDSRIGACWAEFGKEDMLAMDPMVWGSCPSSIPPHHMLEDKAILQVLERPPPSSNVALDFLGSPMQRSYGGSPQLKRPDFRLMSPKSFPQRFLRQQSSLMPRSPCSPRPFTPARRPSPLFASSQTAGYAAPTPFRPMSPNISSPPQSLAMHFGPMSPSLDPALFFSPSASGQLNLSTPSHMTQLHPQHQRILTQRQQQGRQTQSMSPKKLWSPKVDPYAGLMTSKEKDWVIKVEMIQLQSENMDDDYYYQTYYQRLERKQAEEELLGRRNKQEPPKLVTPFIQKAETYDSVVRIAGSLGQVAVSTCYSPRRAIDAVHHALVEEAAGNHRLRALHRIEKFFLQLLEVEEMQRKMSLAPEEQRPCCQEQKSQEVEHIYQALKIRACSSEEEAEDEFLQLLCVQKGKKLTARLLPHLTREQAEKILLTITHHLPFLMKKDVLDESLPLLYSPLNEVVGRMTFSKLIEVLQEMTRPLPESPELPLAMALKNQFGISLLYSLLSHGERLLSSDAPLEPRGGDFEMWTDMVFLVARELSQVPKALLVEPLFLPSNLLSLFCRYLDKQTVHHLEAKMECSLLPSEAAMPC